Proteins from a single region of Methanobrevibacter sp.:
- a CDS encoding DUF11 domain-containing protein has protein sequence MSVSKEALNKTVEVGDLVEFVINVKNTGNINLNDVFVTEDKYSGLELCFL, from the coding sequence ATGTCAGTTTCAAAAGAGGCATTAAACAAAACAGTTGAAGTTGGAGATTTGGTTGAATTTGTCATTAATGTTAAAAATACTGGTAATATTAACCTAAATGATGTATTTGTAACTGAAGACAAATATTCCGGTTTGGAATTATGTTTCTTATAA
- a CDS encoding arsenate reductase family protein, which translates to MLLFVQYPKCSTCRKAKIWLDEHNLEYESKHIVEDNPTAEELRKWWEISDLPLKRFFNTSGMKYRELKLKDKLPEMSEDEQFDLLATDGMLVKRPIIVSEDTVLVGFKVKEWEEKLL; encoded by the coding sequence ATGTTATTATTTGTACAGTACCCAAAATGTTCCACATGTAGAAAAGCTAAAATCTGGTTGGATGAACATAATTTGGAATATGAGTCAAAACATATCGTAGAAGACAATCCCACTGCTGAAGAATTGCGCAAATGGTGGGAAATATCTGATTTACCTCTTAAAAGATTTTTCAACACCAGTGGTATGAAATATCGTGAACTAAAATTAAAGGATAAACTTCCGGAAATGTCAGAAGATGAACAGTTTGATCTTTTAGCTACTGATGGAATGCTTGTTAAAAGGCCAATTATTGTATCAGAAGATACTGTTTTGGTCGGTTTTAAAGTTAAAGAATGGGAAGAAAAATTATTATAA
- a CDS encoding ABC transporter ATP-binding protein/permease, with amino-acid sequence MSPRPIRRKPPEKAVDNKKTIKNILTILKDHKFKLALTITCAIISTAFTIIAPLLIGQATTTIFNGINTGLMDFDTLFYLLTIVVILYVTSSLFSYLQSFFLIEVSTKISYDLREKLMDKILSLPMESVDENKRGDILSRITNDVDSLQHGITQSFLQLTTAVITLIGVFIMMLTINIWMTLATIILIPIAFLVIRFITKFSQSYFLKQLVFKGALNGQIEETFTGHDIIRVFNQEEISMEKFENDNDKWFDQEWKSQFYSSLNGPLMNFISNFTYVVIAVLGAIFVLQRAIAVGDILAFFQYTQSFTRPIQQITRVMNQIQIAMAASERIFEFLDYDDEKNPSDKQLMEIKEGITFENVSFSYIPNEKIIKNLTFDVKKGQKIAIVGETGAGKTTIVKLLMKFYEIDSGSIKIDGVDIEEYDNHSLRSHIGMVLQDSWLFSDTIESNIRYGNLDVSDNEVVEASKQVYVDNFVRQLSDGYKTVLNEDSDNISHGQKQLLTIARTILSSKEVLILDEATSSVDTRTEKLIQRAMDRLMENKTSFIIAHRLSTIRNADKIIVIENGEIIEQGNHEELLSLKGYYYNTLNTQSKENLV; translated from the coding sequence ATGAGTCCAAGACCAATTAGAAGAAAACCTCCAGAAAAGGCTGTTGACAACAAAAAAACTATCAAAAATATATTGACTATCCTTAAAGACCATAAGTTCAAATTGGCATTGACAATAACCTGCGCTATTATTTCAACCGCATTTACAATAATAGCCCCATTGCTTATTGGTCAAGCAACAACAACAATATTTAATGGAATCAACACTGGCTTAATGGACTTTGACACATTATTTTATCTATTAACTATTGTTGTGATATTGTATGTCACCAGTTCATTATTTTCATACCTTCAAAGCTTCTTTTTAATTGAAGTATCTACAAAAATAAGCTATGATTTAAGAGAAAAATTGATGGATAAAATATTAAGTCTCCCAATGGAAAGTGTTGATGAAAACAAAAGAGGAGATATCCTATCTAGAATCACTAACGATGTTGACTCACTTCAGCATGGAATAACACAATCATTCCTACAGTTGACAACTGCAGTTATTACCCTTATTGGAGTATTCATAATGATGCTTACAATCAACATCTGGATGACACTTGCAACAATCATTCTCATACCAATTGCATTTTTGGTAATCAGATTCATTACAAAATTCTCTCAAAGCTACTTCCTAAAGCAGTTAGTGTTTAAGGGTGCTTTAAATGGTCAAATCGAAGAAACATTTACAGGGCATGATATAATTCGTGTATTCAATCAGGAAGAAATATCCATGGAGAAATTCGAAAACGACAATGATAAATGGTTTGACCAAGAATGGAAGTCACAATTCTACTCCAGTTTGAATGGACCTTTAATGAACTTTATTTCAAACTTCACATATGTAGTAATTGCTGTTTTAGGCGCAATATTTGTTCTTCAAAGAGCAATAGCTGTTGGAGACATCCTTGCATTCTTCCAATACACACAAAGTTTTACAAGACCAATTCAACAGATTACAAGAGTTATGAATCAAATACAAATTGCAATGGCTGCAAGTGAACGTATATTTGAATTTTTAGATTATGATGATGAAAAAAATCCATCTGACAAACAGTTGATGGAAATTAAAGAAGGAATAACATTTGAAAATGTGAGCTTCAGCTACATCCCCAATGAAAAGATTATAAAGAATTTAACTTTTGATGTTAAAAAAGGTCAGAAAATAGCTATTGTCGGCGAAACCGGAGCTGGAAAAACAACAATTGTCAAATTGCTTATGAAATTCTATGAAATTGACTCCGGTTCCATAAAAATCGATGGAGTTGACATTGAGGAATATGACAATCATTCACTTAGATCACATATAGGGATGGTTTTGCAGGATTCCTGGCTGTTTTCAGATACAATTGAAAGCAATATTCGCTATGGAAACCTTGACGTTAGTGATAATGAAGTTGTTGAAGCTTCAAAGCAGGTTTATGTTGATAATTTTGTAAGACAACTTTCAGATGGCTATAAAACTGTTTTAAATGAGGATTCTGATAATATTTCTCACGGCCAGAAACAGTTGCTTACAATAGCTAGAACAATTCTCTCATCAAAAGAAGTTTTGATTTTAGATGAAGCAACATCAAGCGTTGATACAAGAACTGAAAAATTAATTCAAAGGGCAATGGATAGATTAATGGAAAATAAGACTAGTTTTATCATCGCTCATAGACTTTCAACAATCAGAAATGCTGATAAAATCATTGTAATCGAAAATGGAGAAATAATAGAACAAGGAAACCATGAAGAACTTCTTTCCCTTAAAGGATATTACTACAATACATTAAATACTCAATCAAAAGAGAATTTAGTTTAA
- a CDS encoding MATE family efflux transporter has translation MQTNDNIESIIGNPRKAINRLAFPTIISMLLMFLNNLIDSFYVAGINADALAALGFISPLYLVIIGLGTGVGAGTNSLLSRYLGAQRTDDANNAIVHSIILTIIVSIIILIIGLFFLDDLVILLGASGVSTYCLSYGEIIFLLNIVFLMPNVTASIFRAEGDVKRATNPLVLTAIINMILDPILIYGLNLGIFGAGFATVIASFIGLLWMMYWIFVKKDTYFKFKLSNYKAKLEIYKEILVVSLPAGTEEIIFALVAIILNYLIIMTSGVGEVAAFTIAFRFISMAFLPCMAIGIATITVSGVAYGACNWKNFNETIKYSTLISLAITLIFTVVFFFFAHPICELFNFTSNNMDLVNRSAEVLQLFVFYNVLIPFGATAAYTYQGVGSGFKSLALTILRELLLSMGFAYLMGITMGMGVFGVYLGAIIGMNIGSLIGFICIWVFNLKFKKRVSQ, from the coding sequence TTCCATGCTTTTGATGTTTTTAAATAATTTAATTGATAGCTTTTATGTAGCTGGAATTAATGCTGATGCTCTTGCTGCACTCGGATTCATTTCACCATTATATCTTGTTATCATTGGTCTTGGAACTGGTGTTGGTGCAGGTACCAATTCATTATTGTCCAGGTATCTTGGAGCACAACGAACTGATGATGCAAATAATGCAATTGTACACTCAATAATTTTAACAATTATAGTTTCAATTATTATTTTAATCATTGGTCTGTTCTTTTTAGATGATTTAGTCATATTGCTTGGAGCAAGTGGTGTAAGCACATATTGCTTAAGCTATGGTGAAATAATATTCTTGTTGAATATTGTATTTTTAATGCCTAATGTAACAGCCAGTATTTTCAGAGCTGAAGGTGATGTTAAAAGAGCAACCAATCCATTGGTATTGACAGCTATCATAAATATGATTTTGGATCCAATATTGATCTATGGATTAAATTTAGGTATTTTTGGAGCGGGATTTGCAACAGTCATAGCTTCATTTATAGGATTATTATGGATGATGTATTGGATTTTTGTTAAAAAGGATACATATTTTAAGTTCAAACTCTCAAATTACAAAGCTAAACTTGAAATATATAAAGAAATACTTGTTGTTTCACTTCCGGCAGGTACCGAAGAGATAATATTTGCATTAGTTGCAATAATCTTGAACTATTTGATCATAATGACTTCTGGAGTTGGTGAAGTAGCAGCTTTTACAATAGCTTTTAGATTTATTTCAATGGCATTTCTTCCATGTATGGCGATTGGAATTGCAACGATTACAGTTTCAGGAGTTGCATATGGTGCTTGCAACTGGAAAAACTTTAATGAAACAATAAAATACTCAACATTGATTAGTCTTGCAATTACATTGATTTTCACTGTAGTATTTTTCTTCTTTGCTCATCCGATTTGTGAATTATTTAACTTTACATCAAATAATATGGATTTGGTCAACCGCTCAGCAGAGGTTTTACAGCTATTTGTATTTTATAATGTTCTGATTCCATTTGGTGCAACTGCTGCATATACTTATCAAGGTGTTGGATCAGGATTTAAGTCTTTAGCTTTGACAATCCTTAGAGAATTGTTGTTAAGTATGGGTTTTGCTTATTTAATGGGCATTACTATGGGAATGGGGGTATTTGGAGTATATCTTGGTGCGATAATTGGAATGAACATAGGTTCATTAATTGGTTTCATTTGTATTTGGGTATTTAATTTGAAATTTAAAAAAAGAGTGTCTCAATAA
- a CDS encoding ABC transporter ATP-binding protein/permease: MKKLIAPIKNKIGQIFAIFLFLVVQVYCDLTLPQYTSDIVDIGIQNTNFQFIIDTGMMMLLMVAISALATVGVSYFSSRVSSGYAKDLRKIVYSKVLRFSNHELNKISRSSLITRSTNDINQLQSVLAMVFTTILFAPLLGIGSIIKAFELGTNLSWIIFVTFIGVVILLVIVIVRVLPYFKVIQEIMDKINKTSREILIGIPVIKAFVRQNYEEEKFKNINKEFYDVNIYVFRNMLIMLPLLTLLMNLMIVLILYFGAYDAIAGSILTGDIIAFIQYSTQVVTSFLMIGAFFIMLPRFLVSGRRVSEVLNTELTITDGELADISDNPTIEFRNVSYSYPNSEKETLKDINFSLKPGKTTAIIGGTGSGKSTILNLIPRLQDPSSGEILIDGENIKNFKLKSIRDKISFTPQKAILFQGDIKSNMLTGKSDATDEEIKNALEIAQVDFVSNLEEEVTQGGSNYSGGQKQRLSIARAIIGKHDFYLFDDCFSALDMNTERKIKNNLKNLKDSSILIVSQRISTIMDADEILVIDNGKIIDRGTHSSLVESCKIYEEIVNTQIDSMEALL; the protein is encoded by the coding sequence ATGAAAAAATTAATAGCACCTATAAAAAACAAGATAGGGCAAATATTTGCAATATTCCTGTTTTTAGTAGTACAAGTATACTGTGACTTGACATTACCACAATACACATCAGATATCGTGGACATTGGAATTCAAAATACAAATTTCCAGTTTATCATTGATACTGGAATGATGATGCTTTTGATGGTTGCGATATCTGCACTTGCAACAGTTGGAGTTTCCTACTTTTCAAGCAGAGTTTCCTCTGGTTATGCTAAGGATTTAAGAAAAATTGTATACAGCAAGGTTTTAAGATTCTCAAACCATGAATTAAACAAGATTTCAAGGTCTTCATTAATTACAAGATCAACAAATGACATTAACCAGCTCCAAAGTGTACTTGCAATGGTATTTACAACAATATTATTTGCACCACTTCTTGGAATTGGAAGTATCATAAAGGCATTTGAACTTGGAACTAACCTATCATGGATTATCTTTGTCACATTTATTGGTGTTGTAATCCTTTTAGTTATTGTTATTGTAAGAGTCCTTCCTTACTTTAAAGTAATTCAGGAAATTATGGATAAAATAAATAAAACATCAAGAGAAATTTTAATTGGAATTCCTGTAATTAAAGCATTTGTAAGACAGAACTATGAGGAAGAAAAGTTCAAAAATATCAATAAGGAATTTTATGATGTAAATATCTATGTTTTTAGAAATATGCTCATTATGCTTCCATTGCTTACATTACTTATGAATCTAATGATTGTTTTAATATTGTATTTCGGAGCATACGACGCAATTGCGGGTTCAATATTGACCGGAGACATAATAGCATTTATCCAGTATTCCACACAGGTTGTAACTTCCTTTTTAATGATAGGTGCATTTTTCATAATGCTTCCAAGATTCCTCGTTTCAGGAAGGCGTGTGAGTGAAGTATTAAATACTGAGCTGACAATAACTGACGGTGAGCTTGCAGATATTTCAGACAATCCCACAATTGAATTTAGGAATGTTTCATACAGCTACCCGAACAGTGAAAAAGAAACCCTTAAAGACATTAATTTTTCACTAAAACCCGGTAAAACAACAGCAATAATTGGTGGAACAGGTAGTGGAAAGTCAACAATTCTCAATTTGATTCCCCGTCTTCAAGATCCAAGCTCAGGTGAAATTCTAATCGATGGTGAAAATATTAAGAACTTTAAATTGAAAAGTATACGTGATAAAATCAGTTTTACACCTCAAAAAGCAATTTTATTCCAGGGTGACATCAAATCAAACATGTTAACCGGAAAAAGTGATGCAACAGATGAGGAAATTAAAAATGCTCTTGAAATAGCTCAAGTTGATTTTGTATCCAATCTTGAAGAGGAAGTAACTCAAGGAGGATCTAATTATTCAGGTGGTCAAAAGCAACGTCTGTCCATTGCAAGAGCAATTATCGGAAAACATGACTTTTACCTGTTTGATGACTGTTTTTCAGCACTTGATATGAACACGGAGAGAAAAATAAAGAACAATCTTAAGAATCTGAAAGATTCATCCATATTGATTGTATCCCAAAGAATTTCAACAATTATGGATGCTGATGAAATTCTCGTAATAGATAACGGTAAAATAATTGACAGAGGAACACATTCTTCACTTGTTGAAAGTTGTAAGATATATGAAGAAATTGTAAATACTCAAATCGATAGCATGGAGGCATTATTATGA
- a CDS encoding HAD family hydrolase, which translates to MKKLAIFDFDGTIFNSITDVIICFNKALSVNGFPTLTYEEYIEILGGNIDELVSLSLKDKNTPENMELVKNTYDEIYGTSNRENSLPFDGMHEVLLELQKKGILLAINSNRKNDSIKKFIGKYYSDIDFKAIEGHNPAYPSKPRPCGVKKMLHKLKVSKDDAIYIGDSSTDIKTAKNAEIDCVIVKWGYGDPEDYVDEYILDAIEKPSDIFNFF; encoded by the coding sequence ATGAAAAAACTTGCAATTTTTGATTTTGATGGAACTATATTCAATTCAATAACTGATGTAATAATCTGTTTTAACAAGGCATTGTCCGTTAACGGTTTTCCTACTTTAACTTATGAGGAATATATTGAGATTTTAGGTGGAAATATTGATGAACTTGTATCATTGAGTTTGAAAGATAAAAACACACCTGAAAACATGGAGCTTGTCAAAAATACTTATGATGAAATTTACGGCACATCCAATAGAGAAAATTCACTTCCTTTCGATGGAATGCATGAAGTTTTGTTGGAATTGCAGAAAAAAGGAATATTGCTTGCAATAAATTCAAACAGAAAAAATGATTCAATCAAAAAGTTTATTGGAAAATATTACTCAGATATTGACTTCAAAGCTATTGAAGGTCATAATCCTGCATATCCATCAAAACCACGTCCTTGTGGTGTTAAAAAGATGTTGCATAAGTTAAAAGTATCAAAAGATGATGCAATTTATATTGGAGATTCATCAACAGATATTAAAACAGCCAAAAATGCTGAAATTGATTGTGTAATAGTTAAATGGGGCTATGGGGATCCGGAAGATTATGTGGATGAGTATATTCTTGATGCTATTGAGAAACCATCAGATATATTCAACTTTTTTTAA